A window of Malania oleifera isolate guangnan ecotype guangnan chromosome 5, ASM2987363v1, whole genome shotgun sequence contains these coding sequences:
- the LOC131155276 gene encoding kinesin-like protein KIN-14I: MAAEGALSFSVASVVEDVLQQHGTRSRNLDLESRKAEEAASRRSVAAGWLRKMAGVVGAKDLPAEPSEEEFRLGLRSGIILCNVFNKIQPGAVPKVVESPCDSALIPDGAALSAYQYFENVRNFLVAAQEMGFPTFEASDLEQGGKSAKVVNCVLALKSYSEWKQTGGNGVWKFGGNLKPTVCAKTFVRKNSEPFTNSLSRNLSMNETSLNALASDLESNKMPGSHSLSMLVRAVLLDKKPEEVPTLVESVLAKVVEEFERRIAGQNELRKTPSKEAVVSHGSKSFLTHGPGDRKIDDQNITNIKKEERFHKKLIPDEESKSQLLKQQKSFDQQQRDIQELKRCLHTTKAGMEFMKMKFHEEFYNLGAHIHGLAHAASGYHKVLEENRKLYNQVQDLKGSIRVYCRVRPFLAGQPNYLSTVDHIEEGNITINTPSKHGKGRRSFNFNKVFGPSATQAEVFSDTQPLIRSVLDGYNVCIFAYGQTGSGKTYTMTGPKELTEQNQGVNYRALRDLFLLSEQRRDTFRYDVSVQMIEIYNEQVRDLLVTDGLNRRLEIRNSSQTGLNVPDANLVPVSCTSDVINLMNLGQRNRAVGATALNDRSSRSHSCLTVHVQGRDLTSGTVLRGCMHLVDLAGSERVDKSEVTGDRLKEAQHINRSLSALGDVIASLAQKNPHVPYRNSKLTQLLQDALGGQAKTLMFVHISPEPDAVGETISTLKFAERVATVELGAARINKDSADVKELKEQISSLKAALARKDGEPEPIQHSISGTSERHRTKASDVSPFCSNQQVGNTLPDRSNCRQPVGDLGNIEVCSNSALKQRRQSYDLDELLGNSPPWPPVSSPDQSYREDDKELSVGEWVDKVMVNKQDAVQRIESPLGWQADNGHLADVFYQKYLSDSSKLYPDQTYNMFTAGNRFDVANTDDLDDLDAATSDSSEPDLLWQFNQAKLSSMANRIGSKSKKPTPNSAKSPESSKNLLPAGPSLRKHANGVGTLLHRSGRKPVSTDGKRKIANRK, from the exons ATGGCCGCGGAAGGGGCATTGTCGTTCTCCGTGGCGTCTGTTGTTGAGGATGTTCTGCAGCAGCATGGAACCCGATCCAGAAATCTTGATTTGGAGTCCAGGAAAGCAGAGGAAGCTg CATCGAGAAGATCTGTGGCAGCGGGATGGCTGAGAAAGATGGCTGGGGTTGTTGGAGCTAAAGATTTGCCAGCGGAGCCTTCAGAGGAAGAGTTTAGGCTTGGCTTAAGAAGTGGAATTATCCTTTGTAATGTTTTTAATAAGATTCAACCAGGAGCTGTGCCAAAG GTGGTAGAGAGTCCTTGTGATTCTGCTCTCATTCCCGACGGAGCTGCTTTGTCTGCGTATCAGTATTTTGAAAACGTGAGGAATTTCCTCGTAGCTGCGCAGGAGATGGGGTTTCCTACATTTGAGGCCTCTGATCTGGAACAA GGAGGGAAATCAGCAAAGGTTGTGAATTGCGTTTTGGCACTTAAATCCTACAGTGAGTGGAAACAGACAGGTGGAAATGGAGTATGGAAATTTGGTGGAAATTTGAAACCCACTGTATGTGCTAAAACGTTTGTGCGAAAAAATTCCGAGCCGTTCACCAATTCATTATCGAGGAACTTGTCAATGAATGAGACATCGTTGAATGCTCTTGCATCTGACCTAGAATCTAATAAAATG CCTGGCTCTCATTCCTTGAGCATGCTTGTTCGTGCTGTTCTGTTAGATAAAAAGCCTGAAGAAGTTCCAACA TTGGTGGAGTCTGTACTAGCTAAAGTTGTGGAGGAGTTCGAGCGTCGGATTGCAGGCCAAAATGAGCTG AGAAAAACACCTTCAAAAGAAGCTGTGGTTTCTCATGGGAGCAAGTCTTTTTTGACACATGGTCCTGGTGATAGGAAG ATTGATGACCAAAATATCACAAAcataaagaaagaggaaaggttTCACAAAAAGCTCATCCCTGATGAGGAGTCAAAAAGTCAGCTTCTGAAACAGCAAAAAAGTTTTGATCAACAACAAAGAGATATCCAG GAGCTGAAACGTTGTCTTCATACTACGAAAGCTGGTATGGAGTTTATGAAAATGAAGTTTCACGAGGAGTTCTACAATCTCG GTGCACATATTCATGGCCTAGCTCATGCAGCTTCTGGATATCATAAAGTTCTTGAGGAAAACCGCAAGTTATACAATCAAGTTCAAGACCTTAAAG GAAGTATTAGGGTATACTGTCGAGTGAGACCTTTCTTGGCTGGACAACCAAACTATTTGAGTACTGTGGATCACATAGAGGAAGGCAATATTACTATTAACACCCCATCAAAGCATGGGAAAGGACGCAGGTCCTTTAATTTCAACAAAGTCTTTGGGCCATCTGCAACCCAAG CGGAGGTTTTTTCTGATACTCAGCCATTGATTCGGTCTGTTCTTGATGGTTATAATGTATGTATCTTTGCCTATGGTCAAACTGGATCGGGGAAAACTTACACTATG ACTGGACCTAAAGAGCTTACGGAGCAGAATCAAGGTGTAAATTATAGGGCATTGAGGGATCTGTTTCTTCTGTCAGAACAAAGAAGAGACACTTTCCGCTATGATGTTTCTGTTCAGATGATTGAGATTTATAACGAACAAGTTAGGGATCTTCTTGTCACAGATGGCCTTAACAGAAGAT TAGAAATTCGCAACAGTTCTCAGACGGGACTAAATGTACCTGATGCAAACCTTGTTCCTGTGTCATGTACTTCTGATGTTATTAACCTTATGAATCTTGGACAACGGAATCGTGCAGTGGGTGCAACAGCCCTCAATGATCGTAGTAGTCGCTCTCATAG TTGCTTGACTGTTCATGTCCAAGGAAGAGACTTGACATCTGGAACTGTTCTTCGAGGCTGTATGCATCTGGTTGATCTAGCTGGAAGTGAGAGAGTAGACAAATCAGAGGTTACAGGGGATAGGCTGAAAGAGGCTCAACATATTAACAGGTCACTCTCTGCTTTAGGTGACGTGATAGCGTCTCTTGCCCAAAAGAATCCACACGTGCCTTACAGGAACAGTAAACTTACACAATTGCTTCAAGATGCACTTG GTGGACAAGCCAAGACATTAATGTTCGTTCACATAAGCCCTGAGCCTGATGCTGTTGGGGAAACAATTAGTACACTGAAGTTCGCTGAGCGGGTTGCCACAGTTGAGCTTGGTGCTGCCCGGATAAACAAAGACAGTGCTGACGTTAAAGAACTCAAAGAGCAG ATTTCCAGCCTAAAAGCAGCATTAGCTAGGAAAGACGGAGAACCAGAGCCAATACAGCATTCAATATCTGGCACATCTGAAAGACATAGAACCAAAGCCAGTGACGTCTCGCCTTTTTGTTCTAACCAGCAGGTTGGAAATACGCTGCCTGATCGCAGCAACTGCAGACAACCAGTGGGGGACTTAGGCAACATTGAG GTTTGCAGTAACTCTGCATTGAAGCAGAGGAGGCAAAGCTATGATCTTGATGAGCTATTGGGGAATTCACCTCCCTGGCCTCCAGTAAGTAGCCCTGACCAAAGTTATAGGGAGGACGATAAGGAATTGAGTGTGGGGGAGTGGGTAGACAAGGTCATGGTGAATAAGCAGGATGCTGTACAGAGAATTGAAAGCCCTTTAGGTTGGCAAGCAGATAATGGGCACTTGGCCGACGTCTTTTACCAGAAATATCTCTCTGATTCTTCCAAACTATACCCGGACCAAACATATAATATGTTCACAGCGGGCAACCGGTTTGACGTTGCTAATACTGATGATTTGGATGATCTCGACGCTGCCACCAGCGACTCCTCCGAGCCAGATTTGCTTTGGCAATTCAATCAGGCCAAGCTATCTAGCATGGCCAACAGAATAGGGTCAAAGAGCAAGAAACCTACTCCAAATTCGGCCAAGAGCCCGGAATCAAG CAAGAATTTGCTTCCAGCCGGCCCATCATTGCGAAAACATGCGAATGGGGTTGGCACACTGCTGCACCGGAGTGGGAGGAAGCCTGTTTCTACTGACGGGAAGCGAAAGATTGCAAATAGAAAGTAG